A single Paenibacillus kribbensis DNA region contains:
- the proS gene encoding proline--tRNA ligase produces MSNDKQFVEEITPQSEDFSRWYIDVIKKAELMDYSPVRGCIVFRPDGFEIWEHIKEAMDVRFRETGHRNAYFPMFIPESFFQKEKEHVEGFNPELPWVTEAGGEKLEERLAIRPTSETMIGHMYSKWIQSYRDLPVLINQWANVVRWEKRTLPFLRTSEFLWQEGHTAHETEEEAREETMKMLEVYREVIEEVLAIPVITGQKTPSEKFAGAKETFSLEAMMKDGRAVQAGTSHYMGTNFAVAFDIKYLSRENNLEFAHTTSWGTSTRLIGALIMVHGDDRGLALPPKVAPTQVVMVPIGPPKKRDAVIARADELFAQLKQSGVRVKMDDRSDVSPGWKFNEYEMRGVPVRLEIGPRDMENGVCVLVSRISGEKKIVQQDNLVEEVQAMLAQVQQEMYVRAKNFMEENFYSVDTLDEMKALMEEKRGFTLAGWCGSEECEDKVKEVTGATSRNIPFKTTEQKTTCLCCGKPAKHTVVFARAY; encoded by the coding sequence TGTATTTCGCCCGGACGGTTTTGAAATTTGGGAGCATATCAAGGAAGCGATGGACGTGCGTTTCAGAGAAACGGGTCACCGCAATGCTTATTTTCCAATGTTTATCCCCGAAAGCTTTTTCCAAAAGGAGAAAGAGCACGTGGAAGGATTTAATCCTGAGCTTCCTTGGGTAACCGAGGCTGGCGGGGAAAAGCTGGAAGAGCGCCTTGCAATCCGACCGACTTCAGAAACCATGATTGGACATATGTACTCCAAATGGATTCAGTCCTATCGAGATCTGCCTGTGCTTATTAACCAATGGGCTAACGTGGTGCGTTGGGAAAAACGGACACTACCTTTCTTGCGTACAAGTGAATTTTTGTGGCAGGAAGGTCACACGGCTCATGAAACAGAGGAAGAAGCACGCGAAGAAACGATGAAAATGCTGGAAGTGTACCGTGAGGTTATCGAAGAAGTTCTGGCTATTCCAGTTATTACTGGACAAAAGACACCATCTGAAAAATTTGCAGGTGCGAAGGAAACATTCTCACTGGAAGCGATGATGAAGGATGGGCGTGCGGTACAAGCTGGGACCTCCCACTATATGGGGACCAATTTTGCGGTTGCATTTGATATTAAATATTTGAGCCGTGAAAATAATCTGGAGTTCGCACATACAACTTCATGGGGAACAAGTACACGCTTGATTGGTGCACTGATTATGGTCCATGGAGATGATCGCGGTTTGGCTTTGCCTCCTAAAGTTGCACCTACACAAGTCGTTATGGTTCCAATCGGACCGCCTAAGAAGCGTGATGCTGTGATCGCGCGCGCAGATGAACTGTTCGCTCAGTTGAAGCAATCAGGTGTACGTGTGAAAATGGACGACCGCAGCGATGTGAGTCCAGGCTGGAAATTTAACGAATATGAAATGCGCGGTGTACCAGTACGTTTGGAAATCGGACCTCGTGATATGGAAAACGGTGTCTGTGTACTCGTATCCCGTATTAGCGGCGAGAAAAAAATTGTACAGCAGGACAACTTGGTAGAGGAAGTCCAGGCAATGCTTGCACAGGTACAACAGGAAATGTATGTTCGTGCGAAGAATTTTATGGAAGAAAACTTCTATTCCGTCGATACGCTGGATGAAATGAAGGCGCTCATGGAAGAAAAACGCGGCTTTACTTTGGCAGGCTGGTGTGGATCTGAGGAATGTGAAGACAAGGTCAAAGAAGTGACAGGCGCTACAAGCCGCAACATACCGTTTAAAACAACCGAGCAAAAGACCACATGTCTGTGCTGTGGCAAACCGGCCAAGCATACTGTAGTGTTCGCACGGGCGTACTAA